In Nitrospira sp., a single genomic region encodes these proteins:
- a CDS encoding response regulator transcription factor: MINILLADDHPYLRRGLIQILRDEFPGAVIGEVANVPELLEQAQKLRWDVVVLDLTMPGRGGLEALHELKRLCPNLPILVLSMHPEDQFAVRVLRAGGAGYLTKESVPQEFVRAIRTIWKGGKYITPKAAELLAAYVDRHGDTEQPLHDSLSDREYEVFRMIAAGQTITEISEQLALSAKTISTYRSRILEKLHLNNNADLARYAVEHHLLT; this comes from the coding sequence ATGATTAACATTCTGCTCGCAGATGACCATCCCTATCTCCGTCGCGGCCTTATCCAGATCCTCAGAGATGAGTTCCCCGGCGCCGTGATCGGTGAGGTGGCGAACGTACCCGAACTGCTCGAACAGGCTCAGAAACTGCGATGGGACGTCGTCGTGCTGGATCTCACGATGCCCGGAAGGGGGGGCCTGGAAGCGTTACATGAACTGAAACGGCTTTGTCCGAACCTTCCCATTCTTGTGCTGAGCATGCATCCGGAAGATCAATTTGCCGTGCGCGTGCTCCGAGCCGGAGGGGCCGGATACCTGACGAAGGAAAGCGTGCCGCAGGAGTTCGTCCGCGCGATTAGGACCATCTGGAAGGGCGGGAAATACATCACGCCGAAGGCCGCTGAACTGCTCGCCGCTTACGTGGATCGACATGGCGATACCGAACAGCCGCTCCATGATTCGCTGTCCGACCGGGAATACGAAGTGTTTCGGATGATTGCGGCAGGCCAAACCATCACCGAGATCTCCGAACAGCTGGCCCTCAGCGCCAAAACCATCAGCACGTATCGTTCCCGCATTCTCGAGAAGCTTCATCTGAACAACAATGCGGACCTGGCACGCTATGCCGTCGAACACCATCTCCTGACCTAA
- a CDS encoding efflux RND transporter periplasmic adaptor subunit, with the protein MDRRIHRRFGRRSRLALAVFGIALCLVACGNEAQDGSSVTTATSRSPRAPVGLMSLTADELARTTIEVAPVARGSVRVSREFPAVIQPNENELAEVTTLIRGRVVKVHVDIGADVKKGDLLALLHSTDLGLAEGAYLKAEAHLYEADLAYQRAKELHEARAVSLAELQRREAALRTARAEVRESQNRLELLGVSRLEIERLDREHTIKADVPLRAPFDGRVIMRNITRGEVVETNQKFFTVADLSEVWVTAAIPEKDVEYIQKGQSVDIVAAAYPHALFSGTVTYVGDVLDPATRTLRVRVTASNPDKRLKPEMFALVRVYAAPDPDLLTIPLSAIQNGPAGTMVFIRHSASEFEARTVRLGGEYGEVVAVLGGLQAGEPVVTKGSFALKSEMERHKIEPAL; encoded by the coding sequence TTGGATCGGCGAATTCACAGACGGTTCGGTCGCCGTTCGCGCCTCGCGCTGGCAGTGTTCGGCATCGCGCTCTGCCTTGTGGCATGCGGGAATGAGGCGCAAGACGGCTCCTCGGTCACGACGGCGACATCACGATCACCCCGGGCGCCCGTCGGCCTCATGAGCTTGACCGCGGACGAACTGGCGAGAACCACCATTGAGGTTGCGCCGGTCGCGCGCGGATCTGTCCGTGTGTCCCGCGAGTTTCCCGCGGTTATTCAGCCCAACGAAAACGAATTGGCCGAAGTGACGACGCTGATCCGCGGGCGCGTCGTCAAGGTGCACGTGGACATCGGTGCGGATGTCAAGAAGGGCGATCTCCTCGCGCTGTTGCACAGCACCGACCTCGGATTGGCGGAGGGGGCGTACCTGAAGGCGGAGGCCCATTTGTATGAAGCGGACCTGGCGTACCAGCGAGCGAAGGAACTGCACGAAGCCCGGGCGGTGAGTCTGGCGGAGTTACAGCGCCGGGAGGCGGCGCTGCGGACCGCGCGCGCCGAAGTCCGTGAATCTCAAAACCGGCTCGAACTGCTCGGCGTCTCGCGATTGGAGATTGAGCGGCTGGATCGCGAGCATACCATCAAAGCCGATGTACCGCTGCGCGCGCCGTTCGACGGACGCGTGATCATGCGCAACATCACACGTGGCGAGGTCGTCGAAACCAATCAGAAATTCTTCACTGTGGCCGATCTGTCGGAGGTGTGGGTCACCGCCGCGATTCCGGAAAAAGACGTCGAGTACATCCAAAAAGGCCAGAGTGTAGACATCGTAGCTGCGGCCTATCCTCATGCCCTTTTCAGCGGCACCGTGACCTACGTAGGAGATGTACTGGACCCGGCCACCAGGACTCTGCGGGTCAGGGTCACGGCGTCCAACCCCGACAAGCGCCTGAAACCGGAGATGTTCGCCCTCGTGCGGGTCTATGCCGCTCCCGATCCCGACCTGCTGACGATTCCGTTGTCGGCCATCCAGAACGGTCCTGCCGGGACCATGGTCTTTATCCGGCACAGCGCTTCAGAGTTCGAAGCCAGAACGGTTCGGCTCGGCGGAGAGTATGGAGAGGTCGTGGCCGTGCTCGGCGGTCTGCAGGCCGGCGAACCGGTGGTGACCAAAGGATCGTTTGCGCTCAAGTCCGAGATGGAGCGGCACAAGATCGAGCCGGCGCTATGA
- a CDS encoding CusA/CzcA family heavy metal efflux RND transporter: MIGSLVEFSLRQRILVLGLACLLSVAGVFAFHSVPIDAYPDVTNVQVQILAEAGGLSPVEIERFITYPLELQMTGLPGLAEIRSLSKFGLAQVTVVFQDDVDVYFARQLVLERMMAAKERLPQGIEPVMAPVSTGLGEIYQYYLEGPHAHETDPATVEAELTEQRTLQDWVLRPLFKSVPGVIDVNGLGGFVKQYQILVDPLKLRKYDLTLSDIFDAVARNNANAGGNILERHAERSIVRGLGLIKTVSDIESIIVKESHGTPVFVRDLAEVQIGHAVRHGAAVLNGEREVVTGTILMLRGGNARQVVEAVSGKVEELHRQHLLPPQTKLVPFYDRIELVTAAVNTVRDALIEGILLVILVFIFFLGHARSAAIVTVTLLVTPLVTFIAMERLGLSANLMTLGGLAIAIGEIADGSLVVVENVFRHLSDHRDSGRGKLDVILKATKEVGRPILFGILIISVVFLPLMTLHGMEGKMFAPLAYTLVIALLLSVVVTLTLSPVLASLMLRGDHPEETRLTRWMKRRYQPVLQWSLRRRGPVLIGSAAFVLLSLLLVPHIGREFIPILEEGALTPQIVRLPSVSLPESIEMEKQAHKAILEFPEVRTAVSKIGRPDIAVGPEEPNESDPIVSLRERSTWTTATSQPELTDAIRRKLGEIPGISVLMSQPIQERVDELISGIRTECAIKLFGPDLDVLHQKAEEIAAAMQTIRGVKDVKVEQIAGQPYLTIDIDRQKIARHGINVADVQELVETAIGGKRATEVYEGERRFQLVLRFPESARNSVGTIGDIRVKAASGALIPMHDLATIEMREGPLRISRQEVKRRIYIGFNVVGRDIGGVVDEGRKRLAESVHLPAGYAVTWGGAFENMERANARLLIVVPVTLGLVFFLLFWAFHSFRYALLIILNLPFALIGGIVSLWLSGQYLSVPASVGFIELFGLAVGNGIVLVSYINQLRQEGTPREKAIVIGCTLRLRPVVMTMMTTLLGLLPLALAQGIGAEVQRPLATVVIGGLFTSTVLTLIVLPALYHRFAEAELTAGQTPDWV; the protein is encoded by the coding sequence ATGATCGGATCTCTAGTGGAGTTTTCGCTCCGTCAGCGGATTCTGGTGCTGGGCCTCGCTTGTTTGCTTTCCGTCGCCGGCGTCTTCGCCTTTCACTCCGTTCCGATTGACGCCTACCCCGACGTCACGAACGTCCAGGTCCAGATCCTCGCGGAAGCGGGCGGCCTGTCGCCGGTCGAAATCGAGCGGTTCATTACCTACCCGTTGGAACTGCAGATGACCGGTCTGCCGGGTCTCGCCGAAATTCGGTCCCTGTCCAAGTTCGGCCTCGCCCAGGTGACGGTCGTCTTTCAGGACGACGTCGATGTGTATTTTGCGCGCCAGTTGGTCCTCGAGCGGATGATGGCGGCCAAAGAGCGTCTGCCCCAGGGTATCGAGCCGGTAATGGCGCCGGTCAGCACGGGACTCGGGGAAATTTACCAGTACTACCTGGAAGGACCGCACGCGCACGAGACCGATCCCGCCACGGTGGAAGCAGAATTGACCGAGCAGCGGACGCTTCAAGATTGGGTGCTGCGCCCGCTGTTCAAGAGCGTGCCGGGCGTCATCGACGTCAACGGGCTCGGGGGATTCGTCAAGCAGTACCAAATCCTGGTCGATCCTTTGAAACTGAGGAAATACGACCTGACATTGAGCGACATCTTCGATGCGGTGGCGAGGAACAATGCCAACGCCGGCGGCAATATCCTGGAGCGTCACGCCGAACGCTCCATCGTGCGCGGACTCGGCCTGATCAAGACGGTGAGCGATATCGAGTCCATCATCGTCAAGGAGTCGCATGGCACGCCGGTCTTCGTGAGGGATCTCGCCGAGGTGCAGATCGGCCATGCGGTGCGTCACGGCGCCGCCGTGCTCAACGGCGAACGCGAAGTGGTTACCGGCACCATCCTCATGCTCCGCGGGGGCAATGCACGGCAGGTCGTCGAGGCCGTCTCCGGAAAGGTGGAAGAACTTCACCGGCAGCACCTGCTTCCTCCTCAGACGAAACTGGTGCCGTTCTACGACCGCATCGAACTGGTGACGGCCGCGGTCAATACGGTGAGGGATGCCTTGATCGAGGGGATTCTCCTCGTGATTCTGGTCTTTATTTTCTTTCTGGGCCATGCGCGAAGCGCGGCGATCGTGACCGTCACGCTGCTCGTGACGCCGCTGGTGACATTCATCGCCATGGAACGCCTGGGTCTCTCGGCCAATCTCATGACGCTCGGCGGCCTGGCCATCGCCATCGGCGAGATTGCAGACGGCTCGCTGGTCGTCGTGGAAAACGTCTTCCGTCATCTCAGCGACCATCGTGACAGCGGGCGCGGCAAGCTGGACGTGATCCTCAAGGCGACAAAAGAAGTCGGACGCCCGATCTTGTTCGGCATTCTCATCATCAGCGTCGTCTTCCTGCCGCTCATGACGCTTCACGGCATGGAAGGCAAGATGTTCGCACCCCTGGCCTACACGCTGGTCATCGCCCTCTTGTTGTCGGTCGTGGTGACGCTGACGCTCTCGCCGGTCCTGGCGTCGTTGATGCTCCGAGGCGACCATCCCGAGGAAACGCGCCTGACCCGTTGGATGAAGCGTCGATACCAGCCGGTCTTGCAGTGGTCGCTCCGGCGCCGCGGACCGGTGCTGATCGGCTCGGCGGCGTTCGTGCTGCTCAGCCTGCTCCTCGTGCCGCACATCGGACGGGAATTCATTCCGATCCTGGAAGAAGGCGCCTTGACGCCGCAGATCGTCCGGCTGCCCAGCGTCTCCCTTCCAGAATCCATCGAGATGGAAAAGCAGGCCCACAAGGCGATACTCGAGTTCCCGGAGGTCCGCACGGCCGTGAGCAAGATCGGACGGCCCGATATCGCGGTCGGCCCTGAGGAACCGAACGAGAGCGACCCGATCGTGTCTCTGCGGGAGCGCAGCACCTGGACCACGGCGACGTCGCAACCGGAGTTGACGGACGCGATCAGACGGAAATTGGGGGAGATACCCGGGATCTCTGTGCTCATGAGCCAGCCGATCCAGGAGCGGGTCGACGAACTGATTTCCGGCATCCGGACCGAGTGCGCGATCAAGCTGTTCGGACCGGATCTGGACGTACTCCACCAGAAGGCGGAAGAGATCGCAGCCGCGATGCAGACGATCCGGGGCGTCAAGGACGTGAAGGTCGAACAGATCGCCGGACAGCCCTATCTGACCATCGACATCGATCGACAGAAGATCGCCCGCCACGGCATCAATGTGGCCGATGTCCAAGAGCTTGTCGAGACGGCGATCGGCGGGAAGCGCGCCACGGAGGTCTATGAAGGCGAGCGGCGATTTCAGTTGGTCCTGCGGTTCCCCGAATCGGCGCGCAACAGCGTGGGAACCATCGGAGACATCCGTGTCAAAGCGGCCTCCGGCGCCCTGATCCCCATGCACGATCTGGCGACCATCGAGATGCGGGAAGGCCCCCTTCGGATCAGCCGGCAGGAAGTCAAGCGCCGAATTTACATTGGATTCAACGTCGTGGGCCGGGACATCGGCGGGGTGGTGGATGAAGGCCGCAAGCGTCTCGCGGAGTCGGTTCACCTGCCGGCCGGGTATGCCGTCACGTGGGGAGGCGCGTTTGAAAACATGGAGCGCGCCAACGCGCGCTTGCTGATCGTCGTCCCGGTCACGCTCGGACTGGTGTTCTTCCTGCTCTTTTGGGCGTTCCATTCGTTCCGGTATGCGCTGCTGATCATCCTGAATCTGCCCTTTGCCTTGATCGGCGGAATCGTGTCACTGTGGCTCAGCGGCCAGTACCTGAGCGTGCCGGCGTCCGTCGGGTTCATTGAATTGTTCGGTCTCGCTGTGGGGAACGGCATCGTCCTGGTGTCCTATATCAACCAGCTTCGCCAGGAAGGCACGCCCAGGGAAAAGGCCATCGTGATCGGTTGCACGTTGCGGCTCCGTCCCGTCGTCATGACGATGATGACGACGCTGCTCGGTCTGCTGCCGCTCGCGCTCGCACAGGGCATCGGCGCGGAAGTGCAGCGGCCGCTCGCCACGGTGGTCATCGGAGGGCTGTTCACCTCCACGGTTCTGACGTTGATCGTGCTGCCCGCTCTGTACCACCGGTTTGCGGAAGCGGAATTGACCGCCGGACAGACGCCCGACTGGGTGTAG
- a CDS encoding cation-translocating P-type ATPase gives MRTTDPASKRETGMAESDRTTPPPERWHARPVEELAAELRADLDAGLAEDEVQRRREQSGWNELPEAPPVSWLNLLRSQFTSIIIWVLIGAAAVSGFLEDWLDAAAILAIIALNGLLGFVQEFRAERSLAALRKLSVAATRVRRNGALHSIPARDLVPGDVILLEAGDRIPADTRLIYTANFQSQEASLTGESTPVQKNAAWLCRSDVPIADRTNMAFMGTAAVSGKARALVVATGVRTELGRISSMIQAAETAERAETPLQRRLEQFGYTLIWLALGVVAVVFVLGFLRGEPIVEMFLTSVSLAVAAVPEGLPTVVTITLALGVTRMVKRHALIRKLPAVETLGSSTVICTDKTGTLTKNEMTVTRLFMDGRLFEVTGEGYEPVGDIREASAECWVLGAEFSREETSLGSGNSGLSTRNSALPAGLRHLLKAGLLCNGAILTKENGTWKIVGDPTEGALLVAAAKAGWQKDDLEREAPFETEIPFDTERKMMSIIRRAASRRTLFAKGAPDVLLTRCTARMTLEGSIEPLDEQGRRAVLDANARLAHEALRILATAYKSLDDRDADRPDGIERDLIFLGLFAMKDPLRPEAQEAVRACREAGIRTVMITGDHKETASAIAKDLGLGDAPDRALSGAELDALSDEKLSGLVDRLSVYARVSAEHKLRIVKAWKSRGAVVAMTGDGVNDAPAIKAADIGVAMGIAGTDVTKEAADMVITDDNFASIAAAVEEGRGVFDNIRKTVHFLLSCNMSEVLVMLFATLLGLPLPLLPIQILWMNLVTDGFPALALAVDPKAPDLMRRPPRRPAARLLDSERLAAVAGEGFLLAIIALGAFAYSLYVWRQPVEQARTVAFTVMVGAQLVHAFNCRSDRWSVFQVGLFTNRPLIWALLVSLAVHVAIITIPAAQPIFKVSPLPTEDWELMAAMVLLPLVVVEGLKAIKRRLHVTTHFMTN, from the coding sequence TTGAGGACCACCGACCCCGCCAGCAAGAGAGAAACCGGCATGGCCGAGTCGGACCGGACAACCCCGCCGCCCGAACGCTGGCACGCCAGGCCGGTTGAAGAACTGGCCGCGGAGCTTCGAGCGGATCTTGACGCCGGCCTTGCCGAGGATGAGGTACAGCGAAGACGGGAGCAGTCCGGATGGAACGAACTGCCTGAGGCGCCGCCGGTTTCCTGGCTGAACCTGCTCCGTTCCCAATTCACCAGCATCATCATCTGGGTGTTGATCGGCGCGGCCGCCGTGTCCGGCTTCCTGGAGGACTGGCTGGATGCCGCCGCCATCCTGGCCATCATCGCGCTGAACGGCCTCCTGGGCTTCGTGCAGGAGTTCCGGGCGGAACGGTCGCTGGCGGCGCTGCGCAAATTGTCCGTCGCCGCGACACGCGTGAGGAGGAACGGCGCGCTGCACTCCATCCCGGCGCGTGATCTGGTTCCCGGCGACGTGATCCTACTCGAAGCGGGCGACCGCATTCCCGCCGATACCCGACTGATCTATACCGCCAATTTCCAATCACAGGAAGCCTCCTTGACCGGCGAATCCACTCCGGTTCAAAAGAATGCCGCCTGGCTCTGCCGATCCGACGTCCCGATCGCCGACCGGACCAATATGGCGTTCATGGGAACCGCCGCCGTGTCCGGGAAGGCACGAGCTCTAGTGGTGGCCACCGGGGTGCGGACCGAACTGGGCCGCATCTCTTCGATGATCCAGGCGGCGGAGACAGCTGAGCGGGCCGAAACACCGCTCCAGCGCCGGCTGGAGCAATTCGGCTATACGCTCATCTGGCTGGCGCTCGGGGTGGTGGCCGTCGTCTTCGTCCTGGGCTTCCTGCGGGGCGAACCGATAGTCGAGATGTTTCTGACCTCCGTAAGTCTTGCCGTGGCCGCGGTGCCGGAAGGACTGCCGACCGTCGTGACGATCACGCTGGCCCTGGGAGTCACCCGCATGGTGAAGCGGCATGCGTTGATTCGGAAGCTGCCGGCCGTCGAGACGCTGGGCTCCTCCACCGTGATCTGCACCGACAAGACCGGGACGCTGACCAAGAACGAAATGACCGTCACGCGCCTCTTCATGGACGGACGTCTGTTCGAGGTGACGGGGGAAGGGTACGAGCCGGTCGGAGACATACGAGAAGCAAGTGCTGAGTGCTGGGTGCTGGGTGCTGAGTTTTCCCGAGAGGAGACTTCTCTGGGGTCCGGCAACTCAGGACTCAGCACTCGCAACTCAGCACTGCCTGCCGGCCTCCGGCACCTCCTGAAAGCCGGTCTGCTCTGCAACGGAGCCATCCTGACGAAGGAGAACGGAACCTGGAAGATTGTCGGCGACCCGACCGAAGGCGCATTGCTCGTCGCGGCGGCCAAGGCGGGATGGCAGAAAGACGATCTCGAGCGCGAGGCGCCGTTTGAAACCGAAATCCCCTTCGATACCGAGCGCAAGATGATGAGCATCATCCGGCGCGCAGCTTCACGGCGGACTCTGTTCGCCAAAGGCGCGCCGGACGTCCTGTTGACCCGCTGTACTGCGCGCATGACGCTGGAAGGCTCCATCGAACCGTTGGACGAGCAGGGCCGTCGGGCGGTTTTGGATGCCAACGCGAGGCTCGCCCACGAAGCCTTGCGCATCCTCGCCACGGCCTACAAATCCCTCGACGACCGCGACGCCGACCGGCCGGACGGGATCGAGCGGGATCTCATCTTTCTCGGCCTGTTTGCCATGAAAGACCCGTTGCGGCCGGAAGCGCAGGAGGCGGTCCGAGCCTGCCGGGAGGCGGGCATCAGAACGGTGATGATTACCGGAGACCACAAGGAGACCGCGTCGGCGATCGCGAAAGACTTGGGCCTTGGGGACGCGCCGGATCGGGCCCTCTCCGGCGCCGAGTTGGATGCGCTGAGCGACGAGAAGCTGTCAGGGCTGGTAGATCGGCTGTCGGTTTATGCCCGGGTGTCCGCGGAGCACAAATTGCGCATCGTCAAAGCATGGAAGAGCCGAGGGGCGGTCGTCGCCATGACGGGCGATGGCGTGAACGACGCGCCGGCCATCAAGGCCGCCGACATCGGCGTCGCGATGGGCATCGCCGGCACCGATGTCACCAAAGAGGCCGCCGACATGGTGATCACCGACGATAACTTCGCCTCCATTGCCGCCGCCGTGGAGGAGGGCCGCGGCGTGTTCGACAACATCCGGAAGACGGTCCATTTCCTTCTGTCGTGCAACATGAGCGAGGTCCTGGTGATGTTGTTCGCGACGCTGCTCGGCCTCCCGCTGCCGCTGTTGCCGATTCAAATTCTCTGGATGAACCTCGTCACGGACGGCTTCCCGGCCCTCGCGCTGGCGGTGGATCCGAAGGCGCCGGATCTCATGCGCCGCCCGCCGCGCAGACCGGCGGCCCGTTTGCTGGACAGCGAGCGGCTGGCCGCCGTCGCCGGGGAGGGATTCCTTCTGGCTATCATAGCCTTGGGCGCCTTCGCCTACAGCCTCTACGTCTGGCGGCAACCGGTCGAACAGGCGAGAACCGTGGCCTTCACCGTCATGGTGGGCGCCCAGTTGGTCCATGCCTTCAATTGCCGAAGCGACCGGTGGTCTGTGTTCCAGGTGGGCTTGTTCACCAACCGTCCGCTCATCTGGGCCTTGCTGGTCTCCCTTGCGGTGCACGTCGCCATCATCACCATCCCGGCCGCGCAGCCCATCTTCAAAGTTTCGCCCTTGCCCACGGAGGACTGGGAGCTCATGGCCGCCATGGTGCTCTTGCCGCTGGTGGTCGTGGAAGGACTCAAGGCGATCAAGCGACGCCTTCACGTAACGACTCATTTTATGACCAATTGA
- a CDS encoding CBS domain-containing protein, producing the protein MKKQTKARRARSTDFQSLTVGQVMGNRPQSVRLGTKADVIASLMAEGYGAVPVVDGAKKLVGIVSEHDLLAAIDGGHPLKAVTAGDIMTANPYAIPQETTLGTLVHVLSASDLVRVPVVDHEGKVVGIVARRDLLRTYLKTRQKTGPR; encoded by the coding sequence ATGAAAAAACAGACCAAGGCAAGGCGGGCGCGATCGACGGATTTTCAGTCCTTGACGGTCGGGCAGGTGATGGGAAACCGACCGCAGTCCGTGCGCCTCGGAACCAAGGCGGACGTGATCGCCTCCCTCATGGCCGAAGGCTACGGCGCCGTCCCCGTCGTGGACGGGGCGAAGAAGCTGGTCGGCATCGTCAGCGAGCACGACCTCTTGGCGGCCATCGACGGCGGCCATCCCCTGAAAGCCGTCACCGCCGGCGACATCATGACCGCCAATCCCTATGCGATTCCACAGGAAACCACCCTGGGCACGCTCGTGCACGTGCTCAGCGCCAGCGATCTCGTGCGGGTGCCCGTCGTGGACCACGAGGGAAAGGTGGTCGGGATCGTGGCGAGGCGGGACCTGCTGCGGACCTATCTGAAAACCCGCCAGAAGACCGGGCCGCGCTGA
- a CDS encoding class I SAM-dependent DNA methyltransferase, producing MRGGMDASQYKDYVLFMLFIKYVSDKYGDSDDFAPPAVIPKGASFKDMVALKSNSDIGNLINTQVIQPLIDTNQRLARSDFPDFNDSNKLGDGAQKVEKLGNLIAIFENPALDFSKNRAENDDILGHAYEYLMGHFATESGKSKGQFYTPSEVSRVIAKAIGISPANSKAATTAYDPTCGSGSLHDFPTANVLSGNTLFDPKFKDGEQLRTYDYVVANPPFSDKTWSTGLALGDGGSGDRFKREMIPNNSEVKQD from the coding sequence CTGCGCGGCGGCATGGATGCCAGCCAATACAAGGACTATGTCCTGTTCATGCTGTTCATCAAATATGTTTCCGACAAATACGGCGACTCCGACGACTTTGCCCCGCCCGCGGTCATCCCCAAGGGAGCCAGCTTTAAGGACATGGTCGCCCTCAAGAGCAACAGCGACATCGGCAACCTGATCAACACTCAGGTCATCCAGCCGCTGATCGATACCAATCAGCGCCTCGCTCGTAGCGACTTTCCCGACTTCAACGACTCGAACAAGCTCGGCGATGGCGCGCAGAAGGTTGAAAAACTGGGCAACCTCATCGCCATATTTGAGAACCCGGCGCTCGATTTCTCCAAGAACCGCGCCGAGAACGACGACATTCTCGGCCATGCCTACGAATATCTCATGGGGCACTTCGCCACCGAGAGTGGCAAGAGCAAGGGCCAGTTCTACACCCCGTCCGAAGTCAGCCGCGTCATAGCCAAGGCCATTGGCATCTCGCCAGCCAACTCCAAAGCCGCCACCACCGCCTATGACCCCACCTGCGGCTCCGGTTCGCTGCACGATTTCCCGACGGCCAACGTCCTTTCGGGCAACACGCTCTTCGATCCCAAGTTCAAGGACGGCGAGCAGCTCCGCACCTACGACTACGTCGTCGCCAATCCGCCCTTCTCGGACAAGACCTGGTCCACCGGTCTCGCTTTGGGAGACGGCGGGAGCGGAGATCGCTTCAAACGCGAAATGATTCCGAATAATTCAGAGGTTAAACAGGACTGA
- a CDS encoding transporter — protein MDHLFSSPGGQANSSRHVRVKGNSAATPAQTILIILALGLMLLGLAKSPLAHAAEGAGSNYYPGTYGDLLVAAQPKPGTFSMTQYTGFISSKIDQVVINNRAHVSVDVQQAFLAPLGLYTLEKPILGGATFSFGGFASLAAASLQSTLATSSTLLGSPQSGENNAGIGTSGLIPAYLSWKFGEDFSLSTFEVIYMPTGGWDPNSAVNLNRGYWGFDTNLAFTFFHEKSGTELSATGGLMANTTNPHTQYWTAPEFHLEYVFNQFVTNWLSVGLHGYFYTQVANDDPGPQAADALALLRLNTSAVRSESYGLGPQVNWVPKDNLFFGISWIHDLYDHYRLPSNYYYCNLYVQF, from the coding sequence ATGGACCATTTGTTCAGCAGCCCAGGTGGTCAGGCAAATTCAAGTCGCCATGTGCGAGTGAAGGGAAACTCTGCCGCGACTCCTGCCCAAACGATCCTCATCATTCTGGCACTGGGGCTCATGCTCCTTGGGTTGGCGAAGTCACCACTGGCTCATGCCGCTGAAGGTGCAGGGAGCAACTACTACCCAGGCACCTACGGCGATTTGCTCGTGGCAGCGCAGCCCAAGCCGGGTACATTCTCAATGACCCAATACACGGGCTTCATTTCGAGCAAAATAGACCAAGTCGTGATTAATAACAGAGCGCATGTCTCCGTCGACGTTCAGCAAGCCTTTCTCGCGCCGCTCGGTCTCTACACACTCGAGAAGCCAATTCTTGGCGGTGCCACCTTTTCCTTTGGCGGCTTTGCATCCCTAGCCGCGGCCTCGCTCCAAAGTACTCTGGCCACGTCGTCTACGCTACTCGGGTCCCCTCAGTCTGGGGAGAACAATGCCGGAATCGGAACGTCCGGATTGATCCCAGCTTACTTGTCATGGAAATTTGGCGAGGATTTCTCCCTTTCGACCTTCGAAGTAATCTATATGCCAACGGGAGGGTGGGATCCGAATAGTGCGGTGAATCTCAACCGTGGTTACTGGGGTTTCGATACAAATCTTGCATTCACTTTTTTTCATGAAAAATCGGGGACGGAGCTGTCTGCGACGGGAGGCCTGATGGCCAACACCACGAACCCGCACACACAGTACTGGACTGCCCCAGAATTCCATCTCGAATATGTGTTTAACCAGTTTGTGACCAATTGGCTCTCCGTCGGCCTGCATGGTTACTTCTATACGCAAGTCGCCAATGACGACCCAGGTCCTCAAGCGGCCGATGCCCTCGCTTTGCTGCGTCTGAACACCAGCGCCGTGAGGAGCGAGTCATATGGTCTGGGCCCACAAGTCAACTGGGTGCCGAAAGACAATCTCTTCTTCGGCATTTCATGGATTCATGACCTGTACGATCACTATCGTCTGCCATCCAACTATTATTATTGTAATTTATATGTGCAGTTTTAA